Genomic DNA from Pirellulales bacterium:
TGAAAAATAATTTACTGGAAGTTTGAGAAACATAATGTCAACCGCGATGGACATCTCGATGAAATCTCCCGCAATCGTCGGCGGTAAACCTGCTTTTGAACAATTGCTTCCGATTGTCCGCCCCACCCTACCCACATTCGCCGAGCTTTCGTCCGAGCTTTCCGAAATCATCAACTCCGGGATGGTGACTCGAGGCCGTCATTTGCGGGCTTTTGAAGAAGCTGCCGCCGGACATTTGAAGGCCAGACATGCCGTCGCCGTTTCCAGTTGCACCACGGGATTGATGCTTACCTATCAAGGCCTCGGGCTGAAAGGCGAGATTATAGCTCCCAGCTTTACATTTATGGCCACGATCAGTGCCGCCGTGTGGGCGGGGCTGAAGCCGATTTTTGCCGACGTCGACCGTCACACGCACAACCTTGATCCGGCCGCAGTGGAGCGGGCCATTACTCCCACGACGTCCGCCATTGTTGCGGTACACAACTTTGGCAACCCGGCCGATATTGCCGCATTAGAACAAATTGCAAAACGCCGCAATCTGAAATTGGTGTTTGACGCAGCCCACGGATTCGGCGCCAGATACCAAGGCGTCCCCGTAGGACCACAAGGCGACGCGCAGGTGTACAGTTTGAGCCCCACGAAGCTTGTCGTGGCAGGCGAAGGGGGGATTGTGGCCACGAATTCCGATGAATTGGCGGAAAAGATTCGGCGTGGTCGTGAATACGGCATGGGAAACGGTTACGATAGTTTGTTCGCGGGCATCAATGCCCGAATGAGCGAGTTTCACGCTTGCCTGGGTCGGCACAGCTTGGCGTTATTGGAAAAACACGCAGCCCGTCGGCAAGAAATCGTGGCCATATTTCGCCGCGAACTCGGCCGGCTGCCCGGCCTGGGCTTCCAGGAAGTGCTGTCCGGCAACCGCTGCTCGTACAAGGATTTTTCCATTACCGTGGATTCCTCCGCCTTTGGATTGTCGCGAGATGAATTCGCCCGGGCTCTGGCTGCGGAGAATATCGACACACGAAAATACTATGATCCACCCGCGCATCGCCAAACGGCTTACCGACAATTTTCTCCGCCCGAGGGGCGATTGGAGGTCACCCAGTGGCTGGCTGCGTCGAGTTTAAGTTTGCCATTGTGGTCGCACATGACGGACGAAACAGCACTGGAAATCTGCCGTGCTTGTCAGCGCATTCACGAATCGGCTGTGGAAATCAGGGCACATTTAGCCGCTCAATAAGCATTGCTTCCTTACATTTTGAACCGCCTAGAATCACACTCAGAAAATACTTCCGGCAACAGAGGAAAAGGAGTGCTGGCTTCACGTGAAGCCATCGTTGTTTGATCAATTCGTCCATCGAACGACACCTCATGAGGAAGGTAACCCGCTATGTTTAAAGCTACCAACGGAAGAATCACGCCGGGAATGCTGCTGCGCATTTTCGCCGACGTGTTGATGGTGCAGTTCTCGCTGTTAGCGGCATTATCGCTAACATGGTTTTATCACGTGTTGCGGGGAGATGTACCGCCCGATAAAACTTTGTCGCAGCACTTTTGGATCATGATCGGGGCATATGCGGACGCGGCGTGGCCGCTGACGCTGATTTGCGTGGCTGTTTTCTACCTGAATGGGTTTTACACGTACGGCCGGTTTT
This window encodes:
- a CDS encoding DegT/DnrJ/EryC1/StrS family aminotransferase, whose protein sequence is MKSPAIVGGKPAFEQLLPIVRPTLPTFAELSSELSEIINSGMVTRGRHLRAFEEAAAGHLKARHAVAVSSCTTGLMLTYQGLGLKGEIIAPSFTFMATISAAVWAGLKPIFADVDRHTHNLDPAAVERAITPTTSAIVAVHNFGNPADIAALEQIAKRRNLKLVFDAAHGFGARYQGVPVGPQGDAQVYSLSPTKLVVAGEGGIVATNSDELAEKIRRGREYGMGNGYDSLFAGINARMSEFHACLGRHSLALLEKHAARRQEIVAIFRRELGRLPGLGFQEVLSGNRCSYKDFSITVDSSAFGLSRDEFARALAAENIDTRKYYDPPAHRQTAYRQFSPPEGRLEVTQWLAASSLSLPLWSHMTDETALEICRACQRIHESAVEIRAHLAAQ